A stretch of DNA from Pristis pectinata isolate sPriPec2 chromosome 35, sPriPec2.1.pri, whole genome shotgun sequence:
GCTCGGCCCAGCCCGGCCTCGGGGACCCAGTGGGCCCGGCTGGTGGAGCGGGAGGCCGGCGGGATGTCCCCGTGCTGGCGGCAGCGCCGCAAGCGGGCACATAGCCGGAGGCGGAACTTGCGGTGCAGTGAGGCGTAGATGAAGGGGTTGTAGCAGGAGGAGCTCATGGCTACCCAGTGGCAGGAGACCTGCGCCACATTGAGGTAGCGCACGTCCAGGATCTCGAAGTCTGCGTCCAGGTCACGGACCAGGTTCAGGATCTGGAGGGGCAGCCAGCAGCCAGCGAAGGTGGCCACTGATACCACCAGCAGCTGGAAGACCTTCCTCTTCCTCCGGTTCCACGTGGCCTGGCTCTGCCACCCGGCCTGGGGCGCGCTCCTCCGCCTCAGGTGGATGGTGATGGCCCAGTAGGACATGGTGACAGCACCCAGCGGCACCACATACGAAACCAGCATCACCGCGCATGAGTAGAGTagcctctccctctccatcccccgCCAGAACTCCTCGCAGATGTTCACATCGCTGCCCGCCTGCCTGAGCTCCAGGTAGCGGACGTTGGCGGTGGCCGGCACCGCCAGGCCTACCGACAGGAGCCAGATGGCGCCCACCACGGCGCCGCAGGCTCCCAGGGTGATCCTCCGGCGGATGGGGTGCGCCACCACCATGTAGCGGTCCACGGCGATGGCCGTCAGCGACAGCACGGACACGTAGACGGTGGCAGACTGCAGCAGCGAGGCGAAGTGGCACATGAAGCCCCCGAAGAGCCAGCCCCGCGGCTCGAAGGCGTAGGACAGGGTGAGGGGCACGCAGCTCAGGCACATCAGCAGGTCGGCGGCCGACAGGTTGCCAATGAAgaagttggtggcattgtggagcTTCTTGTCCGCCGCGATGCAGCCGATCAGGAAGGCGTTGCCCACGCAGGCCACGGCCACCAGCGCACAGTACAGCAGGATGAAGAAGGGCTTGTACCGCTGGAGCAGGTCGGTGCCGGCGAAACTCAGTGGGGAGCTTCTGTTGGCAATGCTGCCGTTGGCCGTGCTCTCCGCCTCCATCGCCTCGTGATCATCCACCTCCCGCCCTGCAAACAAAGCCCAGCACTCGGTGACCGGAGAGGTTGTagaaacatagaacgtagaatattacagcacagtacaggcccttcggcccacaatgttgtgctgacattttatcctgctctgagccttatctaacccttccctcccacatagccccctatttttctatcattcatgtgtccatctaagagtgtcttaaatgtccctaatgaatctgcccccacaacttctgccagcagtgcgttccacacacccacaactctgtgtaaaaaacttacccctgacatcgcccttataccttcctccaatcaccttaaaattatgttcccttgtgttagctgttgtcaccctgggaaaaagtctctgactgtccactcgatctatgcctcttatcatcttgtacacctctatcaagtcccctctcctcctccttcgctccaaagagaaaagcccgagctcactcaacctatcctcttaagacatgctctccaatccaggcagcatcctggtaaatctcctctgcaccctctctaaagcttccacatccttcctataatgaggcacccagaactgaatacaatactccaagtgtggtctgaccagagttctacagagctgcaacatcacctcacggctcttgaactcagtaccccgactaatgaaagctaacactctatatgccttcttaacaaccactACAAGAAGCATCTGGACCAGCATTCCCAGTGGACAGAGACCCCCACCACATTTAATCTGCAGGGCTACAGGCCCAGAGCTGGAAGGTGAGGTCTTTCacagatgggccgaatgtcctcccCCATTGTAAAATTTCGAGCTTTCACTGTTTTGCCTCTTCAATGGCCTTTGTTTGGCCGCTAACTGAAGGACAACGAGTTTCTGGCACCTCAAAGTTCTCCcggcctctccctctccctcaccgcCTATTGACAACCCTGTTTATTTTGTCACCGTACAGTCCGCCCATGGGTGGATCGTGAGGGTTAAAGTAACAATTGTGTTTCACATCCTTGGGACATTACCAATTCCTTTCTGAAGCTCAGTCACTGTCCCAACTCTTGGAAACTTGgatgccaatttgtacacagcaagctcccacaaaaaccGAGGTGATATTGACCAGGGAATGAGTTTACATTTAAATATTAAACAGCTCCAATACCAGGACACCAGGGAGGATGCTCCTGCTGATAGACACATGGAGTCATatgaacaggcctttcggcccactgagtccatgccaaccatttacacgaatcccattttttattccccccccatattcccatcaacccccaccccccagattctacccctcacccacacactccaggGGTAATCTGaaataggagaataaggggaagTCGATGGGCATATGAGGGAATATAAGTGAAGGAATGCGATTGGTGGAATTGGTCGCACAGCTGGCATATACGATGGGATGAATGGGCTCCTATGTGAGTGTCTGGACTGGGACTTGAACCTTCTGAGTCAGTGAGGGTGCAGTCAATAGAGACATGGGTGACTCACCAACGGAAATTAAGGAACACAAATCCATTTTATCCTTTATCTAAAGGTCGCTCCTTTGTACTTCCAGTGACCTCTGGTCCCCATTATCTTGTCTTACTCTTGCTAATAATCATCCCTAGATGATTGCACCTTCTAACCCTTGACCAGGTCTCCAAGCACATGGAAAATGGTCAAATGGCAACCCCTCAGTGCGTGAGTCAATTTAGAGTCACCAGCTGGTAACTCATGGAAGGCATCACAGTTGAGGTCAATTCTGTCATCGGTCCATTTCCACATGGCCAATGTTTCCCAGCCAGGGGTCACCGGGTGAAGTTCAGGATCAGGGAGATCAGGGGCAACTCCCTGTGCCATTCCCCATCTGGATGCTGGCATCTAAAACTTGGCCCCGTCACAGGCTCACGAGCAGCGGGATTGGGTAGCCTACAAGTATGGTacaattcccttctctctctccttcacagtaaccctttcccctccctcccagctCTCCTCTCCCCTGCTCAGCTCTTTCTCTGACATTAACCCCTCACACTTTCCCCTCTCG
This window harbors:
- the LOC127586247 gene encoding prolactin-releasing peptide receptor-like → MEAESTANGSIANRSSPLSFAGTDLLQRYKPFFILLYCALVAVACVGNAFLIGCIAADKKLHNATNFFIGNLSAADLLMCLSCVPLTLSYAFEPRGWLFGGFMCHFASLLQSATVYVSVLSLTAIAVDRYMVVAHPIRRRITLGACGAVVGAIWLLSVGLAVPATANVRYLELRQAGSDVNICEEFWRGMERERLLYSCAVMLVSYVVPLGAVTMSYWAITIHLRRRSAPQAGWQSQATWNRRKRKVFQLLVVSVATFAGCWLPLQILNLVRDLDADFEILDVRYLNVAQVSCHWVAMSSSCYNPFIYASLHRKFRLRLCARLRRCRQHGDIPPASRSTSRAHWVPEAGLGRAQTP